In the genome of Marinomonas algicola, the window GCAATCAAACAATATAGGTACACAAGAAAACGCTAACACGGGCACGGTAAACAACGCGACGACCGCTATATCACAACAGCAAGCTAGGCCCAATCAAAATGCCAGTGTGGTCACTCAATACAATGTGACACCGGACTCCATTCTTGGACAGTCTATCAGCACCCAAGCTTAAAAAAATAAAGTGCCTCATACATTAAAAACAGAAGGATGAATGAGGCTTTTCTGTATCTATATTCGACTCAAATAAACGCCACACTCTATATGGTGCGTATAAGGAAATTGATCAAATACGGCGTACCTATCAATCTTGTGAGTGGTTGAAAGAGCCTGCAGATTATTCTTTAATGTTTCAGGGTTACATGAAATATACAAAATCCTATCTACTTTACGCACTAACTCAACGGTAGCATCATCTAATCCAGCCCTTGGGGGGTCAACAAGCACCACATTTGGAGACAGTGATTCCATCCCGGCTTGAACAAGTTGCTTAGGCAGGTCGGTATCTCCATTTAACGCAGCAGAAACATCCTCACTCGCCATTTTAACAACATTCACATTTTTCATCCCATTCAGTGCGACATTCAATTCCGCTGACTGCACAGACACTTTGGAGATTTCAGTAGCAACGACCCGATTGAACCTCCGGGCTAATGGGATAGAAAAATTACCATTTCCGCAGTACATTTCAAGAAGATCGCCAGAGTCATCCTTTGTGACATCTAATGACCACTCAAGCATCTTTTCACTAATACCAACATTAGGCTGAGTAAAGCTATTCTCTACTTGCTGATAATGATACTTCTGCCCATTTACTGTTAACGTTTCTAATACAAAATCTCTTGTCAAAACCATTTTCTTTTTACGGCTACGACCCACAAAATGGCAGGCAGGAAAAACATCATATAACGTGGCGGATGCGGCCTGCCACACCTCATCAATTGGCTTATGATAAAGCAGGCTTATTAACGCCTCTCCGGTTTGTGTGGTTAAAAAGTCCACTTGGAAAAGCTTGTGTCGTAGAACAGAAATGCCTTTAATTGCGTCTAACAGCTCAGGCATTAGTTTATTAATAAGTTTGGATGCCACTGGAAACTGATCTACTCTGATCGGTTTTCTTGGATCATTCGAGTCAAACATAGCGTAATACATTTCATCACCATCGTGCCAAATTCGAAATTCAGCTCGCATCCTGTAATAAGAGTCTGCACTTTCAAACACCTCAACTTCAGGCATCGCCAACCCTTGGAATAACTGCTGTAAAGTCGTCAATTTTTCTGACAATTGATGATTATAAAGTTCAGGTTGAATGAGATTTGGGTTCATTAGAGTCGCTCGAAGGAAATGAGAATAAATTGATTACACTCAGGATTATACGGAATGCTCTAAAACAAATCTAATGCCTAATGCTAGAGCTTAAATAATCTTCGCCAAGTAAAATCTCTAAAGAAAGAGTCAGAGAAAACTCAGGATCAAAATCATTATCTGATTCATGCGTCATTTGGGGTGTAACTTGACCTATCAACCAGTTCCGATACAACACTCTTTTATAATTAATTGAATATAAGTAAGTATCAAGATCAGGGGCTGGATCGCCTGACTGAAGCACACTAAACTGATAGCGAATTTTATTATGATCATTAATAGAATGGTTTAAAAACACATTTTCACGGTAATAATACGTCTCTTCACGATTTAACCATGTTGAGCCAAATGACGTACCAAAGACTAAATTATTCGTCAAGGGAGTTGTTGCCTCAGAAGTAAAACTGATGCCAAACCCCTGAGAATAATAAGAAAATATCGATTCACGCAAACGTATAGACCAAGAAGAATAACGCCGATCTTGAGTAAAGCGAACTCTTACAAAAGGATCTAATGGAAAATCAACAAGAATACCGGCATCAAAATTGGCGTTCCATTCTGTTTTAACATATCGGATCGCCGCCGAGAATGTTTCTCCGAGTGCTTCTTTTTCAAAAGTAGAGGATGTGGCTTCTTGTATTTTATTATTTTCAGTAAGCTCATTCGCATCCGAGTCAATAACGAGTCTTAACCTATCTTTAGTATTTGGCAGACGGACTCCCATATGTAGCCCGAGAAAAGGAGAAGAATTACCAGTATCCGTAAAAACACCACCCATCTCCAAGCTGACAAAGCTTTGATTTGGTAAAGTAGAACTTTCTCCAGAGAAAAAAGCATCGAGCCCATTTGACCACTTACTCACCGTTTGTGACGCATTTTTGTGAGATACGGCCCACCACTCCAATTCATTAACACCCTCCACGTCTGCAGACCACGCAGGCATGGAGATAAAAGCAAACAACGCAAGCACATACAGAGAAACACATGTTAATGCTGAGAATGTTTTTGCGTTACATTTCATGTTAGATTGCCTTCAGCATTGAGCGCACCATCAAAGAGGAGTTCTTTGCAGCCACTTCAAGATAAGATTCAAAACTCAAGGAAGACTCCTTACCAGCAATATCGGATAATGCTCTGACAATGACAAAAGGCGTACCAAATTTATAACAAACTTGAGCGACAGCGGCCGCTTCCATTTCAACCGCCATCAAAGATGGAAAGGTTTCTCTAACGGCTTGAACTCTCTCAGGGTCATTCATAAAGCTATCACCCGTGCCAATTAAGCCTACTTTGGCCGTAATACCTGGAATCTCAGAAATGGCGTCTTTAGCCGCACTAATTAAATCATGATTGGCATTATACTCTGCGGGCATATTAGGCACTTGACCCATAACGTAACCAAAAGCAGTGACATCAACATCATGATGAATAACGGCATCAGAAATAACCACATCACCCACATTCAATTCAGCATCAAATCCACCAGCGGAGCCCGTGTTGATTACCTTGTCTGGGGTAAATCTTGAAAGCAATAAAGCGGTTGAAACAGCCGCATTCACCTTACCAATCCCAGACTTTAACAAAACAATCTCTCGACCATCTAATTTACCAAAGTAAAAATCGCATCCAGCGATGGTTTCACAAGATAAATCCGATAGCCACCCCTTAATTAAAGACACCTCTTCGTCCATTGCACCGATAATCGCCACTAAACTCATTCAAACACCCTCTAATTTTTTATGTCATTCTTGCTACTTACGAATTCTATCATTTCTTTTATACGAGACGCATCGTGTGGCAATCTAATTAAAAAAATCTCTGCGTCAATCTCAGCATCTATGGGTTGGGTCAATAGTATTCTGACCGTTGGAAACTCCATTTTCATGGTGGCCAGCTTACTTGAAACTTTTGTATCTAACGCCACAATAACTTCTATATCATAGTTATGTAAAAGAGAGGTGTAAGACTCCATTTCATCAACGAAGTGTGGCACAATATCATGATCAACAAGCTCACTTTTGACGATCGCTTTGGTCACCTTCGTTCCACCAACTAACAACCAATTACGGCCGTTAAGGCGTAAATCTTCAGGTATGACAGGCCTCAGCTGGCACAAGGAAATCAATAATTCAGCTACACTATAAGAAAACGGATAATAATCTAAGATAAAATCAGACCCATTGTCTACTTTATTACAACCAACCATTGCAATAGGAAGGTCTTTACGGTCAAGCATCATAGACATAGTTTCCGCCAACTCATTATAGTCAGGGTAAGAGTAATCCGCACACCCAACCAAAATAGCATCTATTTTTTCCAACGTATTTGATTGTAAGAAAAAATCGTCAACTGACCTCACACAAGTAACATTTACGGCAAGCCTATGTAAAGCAAACATAACCAAAGCACTTCTTTCATAACCATTTTCAATCCAGACAACAGAGAAATTACTAGGTAATTCAATCAATTCAGTTTCAGTAAACACATAAGGCAGAGATATCGATAAATGCTTATCGTTTCCGACCTCAAGTTTTGCCCCAACTTTCTCAACTAAGCGTTCTACAAGTTTAGAAAATACAGGCCTAGAATGGCTAACACCAAGAACATCAATGGTTAGTTTTTGATGGCTCACCTTAAAAGAAATGGATTTTTCCTCAACCAGCT includes:
- the trmA gene encoding tRNA (uridine(54)-C5)-methyltransferase TrmA, giving the protein MNPNLIQPELYNHQLSEKLTTLQQLFQGLAMPEVEVFESADSYYRMRAEFRIWHDGDEMYYAMFDSNDPRKPIRVDQFPVASKLINKLMPELLDAIKGISVLRHKLFQVDFLTTQTGEALISLLYHKPIDEVWQAASATLYDVFPACHFVGRSRKKKMVLTRDFVLETLTVNGQKYHYQQVENSFTQPNVGISEKMLEWSLDVTKDDSGDLLEMYCGNGNFSIPLARRFNRVVATEISKVSVQSAELNVALNGMKNVNVVKMASEDVSAALNGDTDLPKQLVQAGMESLSPNVVLVDPPRAGLDDATVELVRKVDRILYISCNPETLKNNLQALSTTHKIDRYAVFDQFPYTHHIECGVYLSRI
- the mtnN gene encoding 5'-methylthioadenosine/S-adenosylhomocysteine nucleosidase, giving the protein MSLVAIIGAMDEEVSLIKGWLSDLSCETIAGCDFYFGKLDGREIVLLKSGIGKVNAAVSTALLLSRFTPDKVINTGSAGGFDAELNVGDVVISDAVIHHDVDVTAFGYVMGQVPNMPAEYNANHDLISAAKDAISEIPGITAKVGLIGTGDSFMNDPERVQAVRETFPSLMAVEMEAAAVAQVCYKFGTPFVIVRALSDIAGKESSLSFESYLEVAAKNSSLMVRSMLKAI